The segment GAGCTGTCGACGATCAGCCAGCCCGGCACTTCGACCAGCCCCTTGACATCCTCGATCATGGCTTTCACATTCTCGGCGTTCCGTTTCTTTTCGCGGAACGAGATTTCATCGTTGACGCCCACGATGTAGGAAGGAATGTTGACCTTCTTGCCGTTGACGCCGAAGAAACCGTGGCGGATCATCTGCCGCGAGTGGTTGCGCGAATAGGCGAAATTCATGCGGTAGACGACGTTGTCCAGGCGCAGCTCCAGGTTCTTGAGCAGGTTCTCGCCGGTAATGCCCTTTTTCTGGGTGGCGGCGGCGAATACATTGGAAAACTGCCGCTCGCTCACGCCGTAGAAGCGCTTCACCTTCTGCTTTTCGCGCAACTGGAGCTTGTAATGGCTCTTGCGGAAGCTCACCCGCGACCCCTTCATCCCGGGCGGGTAGTTCTTGTGCTCGACCCCGCATTTATCGCTCAGGCAGCGTCTGCCCTTGAGAAATAATTTCTTGCCCTCGGCGCGGCATAAACGACATAAAGATCCAGTATATTTTCCCACGTTGCTCCTCCTTACACCCGTCTCTTTTTCGGCGGCCGGCAGCCGTTATGCGGAATCGGGGTGACATCCTTGATCGACTTCACCTGGAAAGCGGTGCCGCCGATCGAGCGGATCGCGCTTTCGCGCCCGACGCCGGGCCCCTTGACGCGGACATCCAGCGTGCGCAGGCCGAAATTTTCGGCATCCTTCAACGCCTTCTCCGCAGCCAGCTGGGCGGCGAAGGGGGTCGATTTCCTAGAGCCCTTGAACCCCACCATCCCACCCGAAGCCCAGGCCAGCACCTTGCCTTCGGGGTCGGTGATGGTGATGATGGTATTGTTAAAGGTGGAGTGGATGAACATGATGCCGTGATCGATCGTCCGCTTTTCCTTCTTTTTCGTCTTGGTACTGCTTTTTCTTTGTGCCATCGGCTTTCTCCCTTATTTCTTCTTCTTGATCATCGAGCCGCGCGGGCCCTTGCGCGTCCGGGCGTTGGTCTTGGTTCTCTGGCCGCGGACCGGCAGGCCGCGCTTGTGCCTGCGGCCCCGGTAGCAGTTGATATCCATCAGACGCTTGATGTCCTGGTTGACCTTCTTTTTCAGGTCGCCCTCGACCATCTCGTCCGATTCAATATGCTTGCGGATCCGGCTTAGTTCTTCGGCGGTCAGATCCTTGATTTTTTTGTTCAGATCGACCTTGACACTTTCCAGTATCAGCCTGGACTTGGGACGGCCAATTCCGTAGATGTAGGTCAAGCCAACTTCCACCCGCTTGTGATTGGGGATTTCGATTCCGGCGATTCTAGCCACTTTGCCTCCTTATCCTTGTCTTTGCTTGTGCTTCGGATCCTTGCAGATCACGCGCACCACGCCCTTGCGCTTGACTATCTTGCAATTGGTGCAAATCTTTTTTACCGATGCTCTGACTTTCACATATGCCTCCTATTTAAACCTGTAAATAATCCGTCCCCTGGTGATGTCGTAGGGCGATATCTCCAGGAGTATCTTGTCTCCGGGCAGGATGCGGATGTTGTTCTTGCGCATTTTTCCAGACGGGTGCGCGGTGATGCGATGGTGGCTGGTTTCCAGCTCCACCAGAAACATGGCATTGGGCATCGATTCCAGGATCACGCCCTTGACCTCGATGACATCTTTTTCCTTGTTGGCCATCATATCCTCGTCAAGATCTCGGCGCCGTTGTCGGTCAAGGCGACCGTATGCTCGTAATGGGCGGAAAGGCTGCCGTCGCGAGTCACCACCGTCCAATCATCGTCCATGGTCTGCACCTCGAACGAGCCGGCATTGATCATCGGTTCGATCGCCAACGTCATGCGGCTTTTCAGCTTCGGGCCGCGCTTGCCGTCGTAGTAGTTTAGCACCTGGGGATCCTCGTGCAGGCGGCGGCCGATGCCGTGCCCCGACAGGTCGCGCACGACCTCGAAGCCCCGGGCATGCACGTGACCGTCGATGGCCTTGGCGATGTCGCCCAGGTGGTTCCCCGGCTGCGCCTGCTCGATGCCGAACTGCAGCGCCTGCCGGCAGGTTTCCAGCAGGTCGCGGGCGCCGGCGGAGATGGCCCCCACCGGATAGGTGCAGGCCCCGTCGCCGTAATAGTCCTTGTAAATGGTGCCGACGTCGATGCCGATGATGTCCCCTTCCTCGAGCCGGCGCTGGGCGGAGGGGATGCCGTGGACCACTTCCTCGTTGATCGAGGTGCACAACGTGGCCGGAAAAGGCTTGGCGCCGCCGCGGCCGGGGTAGCCCTTGAAACCGGGCCGGGCCTTGAGGCTGAGGATGCGCTGTTCCGCCCACTGGTCCAATTCCAGCGTGGTGACGCCGGGCTTGATCTTCTCTTCCAGCTCGCTCAGGATGACGGCGATGATGCGATTGGCCTCGCGCATCAGGGCAAGCTCCTGGTCCGTTTTCAGCATGATCATGCGATCAACCCTTTGAGCGCTTCGTAGACGCGGGCGGCCGGTCCGCCGCCATCGATGCGCGCCAGAACGCGCTGGCGGTCGTAATAGTCGATTACCGGCATGGTGCGCTCGTTGTAGACACGGAAACGCTGGCGGACCGCCTCCTCGTTGTCGTCGGCACGCTGGCCGACGCGGCCGCCGCAGACATCGCAGACGCCGTCGCGCTTGGGCGGACGTGTCATCCGGTTGAAGATGGCCCCGCAATCGCTGCAGGTCAGCCGCGACAGCAGCCGTTCGACGGCTTCAGCCTCGCTCACTTCGATGAAAATGGCTTTCTCGCTTTCGCACCGGATGAAATCACCCATCGTGCCTTTCCCCGAACCCGGCGCGCCGAACAGGATCAATCGCTTCATCCGCGCCGTCCCCTGATCCTGCCCTTGCGCGAGAAAGAATCGTAATTGCGCATGGTCAGCTGCGATTCGATCTGCTGCACCGT is part of the Candidatus Aminicenantes bacterium genome and harbors:
- the rpsD gene encoding 30S ribosomal protein S4, with the protein product MGKYTGSLCRLCRAEGKKLFLKGRRCLSDKCGVEHKNYPPGMKGSRVSFRKSHYKLQLREKQKVKRFYGVSERQFSNVFAAATQKKGITGENLLKNLELRLDNVVYRMNFAYSRNHSRQMIRHGFFGVNGKKVNIPSYIVGVNDEISFREKKRNAENVKAMIEDVKGLVEVPGWLIVDSSTFSGKVNALPSRDDVSLKEIEERLIVELYSK
- the rpsK gene encoding 30S ribosomal protein S11 produces the protein MAQRKSSTKTKKKEKRTIDHGIMFIHSTFNNTIITITDPEGKVLAWASGGMVGFKGSRKSTPFAAQLAAEKALKDAENFGLRTLDVRVKGPGVGRESAIRSIGGTAFQVKSIKDVTPIPHNGCRPPKKRRV
- the rpsM gene encoding 30S ribosomal protein S13, producing the protein MARIAGIEIPNHKRVEVGLTYIYGIGRPKSRLILESVKVDLNKKIKDLTAEELSRIRKHIESDEMVEGDLKKKVNQDIKRLMDINCYRGRRHKRGLPVRGQRTKTNARTRKGPRGSMIKKKK
- the rpmJ gene encoding 50S ribosomal protein L36 codes for the protein MKVRASVKKICTNCKIVKRKGVVRVICKDPKHKQRQG
- the infA gene encoding translation initiation factor IF-1 → MANKEKDVIEVKGVILESMPNAMFLVELETSHHRITAHPSGKMRKNNIRILPGDKILLEISPYDITRGRIIYRFK
- the map gene encoding type I methionyl aminopeptidase yields the protein MIMLKTDQELALMREANRIIAVILSELEEKIKPGVTTLELDQWAEQRILSLKARPGFKGYPGRGGAKPFPATLCTSINEEVVHGIPSAQRRLEEGDIIGIDVGTIYKDYYGDGACTYPVGAISAGARDLLETCRQALQFGIEQAQPGNHLGDIAKAIDGHVHARGFEVVRDLSGHGIGRRLHEDPQVLNYYDGKRGPKLKSRMTLAIEPMINAGSFEVQTMDDDWTVVTRDGSLSAHYEHTVALTDNGAEILTRI
- a CDS encoding nucleoside monophosphate kinase yields the protein MKRLILFGAPGSGKGTMGDFIRCESEKAIFIEVSEAEAVERLLSRLTCSDCGAIFNRMTRPPKRDGVCDVCGGRVGQRADDNEEAVRQRFRVYNERTMPVIDYYDRQRVLARIDGGGPAARVYEALKGLIA